A window from Balaenoptera musculus isolate JJ_BM4_2016_0621 chromosome 8, mBalMus1.pri.v3, whole genome shotgun sequence encodes these proteins:
- the LOC118900257 gene encoding protein FAM111B-like isoform X1 — protein MDGIEAGSSARAGGLGTHLPAHRLSTGQPARWGPRPSFPAASFSGLTRPFCFRSGLKGKSGRCYFIWPEIQVEVSYILLELIMNFMKAEENTSFTATGNHQSTRPEVSKDTVMQQACSGTPVDQSLSDIRECNSTIKVKSEVSEHETSAKSQNPHVSTSRECCFTFTLNERSRKSDRSVFTAYGELNENIYSVLSANDNFSGWMENRFKKNIFVYEEKTIKGYVNLGMPLRCLPRGSHFEITFGQRKDDQEEDGPILRQCENPNIECILFHVVAVGKNIKKILKIKELHEKGTTLCIYALKGETIKEALCKDGRFRSDLDTFEWKLMEGHQKIHGKQSMVDEVSRKVLELDIFKRPFVRKGTHKQIKQKDENATDEIGPWDLIQSKSKVHEPEKDGKTEDGEHNREKILTPQSLGDDIEDKTHQTTSKTKRYYNNSCFKNRRGKNPNVRQRPNLVMQYAINWDLQREVANLWVKNLQVLSKVMMHQYPHFNEEALRIQNYFEEEQKRTQLPTFEQFNIYKKYFGKVTENSTSVAICERLVHLSKSVGFMQWDNNGNTGNATCFVINDGFILTCQHVLHFMVGKDTDPDSWPHIISKCAKVTFNYNEFCPIDVDWFSMEPRLVMSDETLDYAILKLRENGNGFPPGLGGQFSPQPSSGLLYLIGHPEGQIKKIDGCAVISLEQRLERYLDHHQDGVAGPYAATYNARPMFTQRSFPSEVQSTHTISYDTCFSVGASGSPVFNASGNLVAMHSFGHFYKHGDEVYAFIEYGYSMNSILCDIKQKDESLYKLLTEEKNENHHEEKDNKQESLLQDHQIEPMEY, from the exons atggatgggatCGAGGCGGGATCTTCAGCACGAGCAGGCGGGCTGGGCACGCATCTTCCCGCGCACCGCCTTTCAACCGGTCAGCCCGCGCGATGGGGGCCACGCCCATCCTTTCCCGCCGCCTCCTTCAGTGGCCTGACTCGGCCATTCTGCTTCCGAAGTGG ACTGAAGGGTAAATCTGGACGCTGTTACTTTATTTGGCCAGAAATCCAAG TGGAAGTGAGTTATATTCTCTTGGAACTCATCATGAATTTCATGAAGGCTGAAGAGAACACGTCATTCACTGCTACAGGAAATCACCAGAGTACCAGACCTGAAGTTTCAAAG gatACTGTCATGCAGCAGGCATGTTCTGGCACACCTGTTGATCAATCTCTATCTGACATACGAGAGTGTAACAGCACCATTAAAGTTAAGAGTGAAGTCAGTGAGCATGAAACATCCGCTAAAAGTCAGAACCCACATGTGAGCACCAGTAGAGAATGTTGTTTCACCTTTACTTTGAATGAACGCTCCAGGAAGTCAGACCGTAGTGTATTTACAGCATATGGTGAACTCAATGAGAATATCTACTCAGTTCTAAGTGCTAATGACAATTTTAGTGGATGGATGGAGAATcgttttaaaaagaacatttttgtttatgaagaaaaaacaataaaaggataTGTAAATTTAGGAATGCCTCTCAGATGCCTACCTAGAGGTTCCCATTTTGAAATAACGTTTGGTCAAAGAAAGGATGACCAGGAAGAAGATGGTCCGATATTACGCCAATGTGAAAATCCAAACATTGAATGCATTCTTTTTCACGTTGTTGCTGTTGGGAAGAACATAAAGAAGATTCTCAAGATCAAAGAACTTCATGAAAAAGGAACTACGCTTTGTATCTATGCTTTGAAGGGTGAGACTATCAAAGAAGCCCTATGCAAGGATGGCCGATTTCGGTCTGATCTAGACACATTTGAATGGAAATTAATGGAAGGTCACCAGAAAATTCATGGAAAACAGTCCATGGTGGATGAAGTATCTAGAAAAGTCTTAGAattggacatttttaaaagaccatttgTCAGGAAAGGTACCCATAAACAAATTAAACAGAAGGATGAAAATGCCACTGATGAAATTGGTCCCTGGGATTTGATACAGTCTAAGAGCAAAGTCCATGAAccagagaaagatggaaagactGAAGATGGAgaacacaacagagaaaaaattCTCACACCTCAAAGTCTAGGGGATGATATTGAAGATAAGACACACCAGACAACTTCCAAAACCAAACGTTATTACAATAATAGTTGCTTCAAAAATCGTAGggggaaaaacccaaatgttAGGCAAAGGCCCAATCTGGTTATGCAATATGCTATTAATTGGGATCTCCAGAGGGAGGTAGCTAATCTCTGGGTGAAGAATTTACAGGTGTTGAGCAAAGTTATGATGCATCAATATCCACATTTTAATGAAGAGGCACTTCggatacaaaattattttgaggaaGAACAGAAGAGAACGCAACTGCCAACATTTGAACAATTCAATATCTATAAAAAGTACTTTGGAAAAGTGACTGAAAATTCGACTTCAGTTGCAATCTGTGAACGTCTTGTTCATCTTAGTAAGTCAGTTGGGTTCATGCAATGGGACAATAATGGAAACACAGGCAATGCTACTTGCTTTGTCATCAACGATGGTTTTATTTTGACCTGTCAACATGTTTTACATTTCATGGTGGGAAAAGATACAGATCCAGATTCGTGGCCGCATATAATAAGCAAGTGTGCAAAGGTCACTTTCAATTATAATGAGTTCTGTCCTATTGATGTTGATTGGTTTTCCATGGAGCCTCGTTTGGTGATGTCTGATGAAACTCTAGATTATGCCATTTTAAAActaagagaaaatggaaatggattTCCTCCAGGCCTAGGTGGACAATTTTCCCCTCAACCATCTAGTGGTTTGCTTTATTTAATTGGTCACCCAGAAGGCCAGATCAAGAAAATAGATGGTTGTGCTGTGATTTCTTTAGAACAACGGTTAGAGAGGTATCTAGACCATCATCAAGATGGGGTAGCAGGACCCTATGCTGCCACTTATAATGCTCGCCCTATGTTTACCCAGAGAAGTTTCCCATCAGAGGTTCAGAGCACTCACACAATTAgttatgatacttgtttttctgttGGGGCCTCTGGCTCCCCAGTGTTTAATGCATCTGGCAATTTGGTTGCTATGCACTCCTTTGGGCATTTTTATAAACATGGAGATGAGGTTTACGCCTTTATTGAATATGGCTATTCTATGAATTCAATTCTTTGTGATATTAAACAGAAAGATGAGAGCTTATACAAATTattaacagaagagaaaaatgagaaccaCCATGAAGAGAAAGATAACAAACAAGAGTCGTTACTTCAAGATCATCAGATTGAACCCATGGAATATTAG
- the LOC118900257 gene encoding protein FAM111B-like isoform X2, whose translation MRGFHSSSQRVPAEDQPGAIFAALADPGSAVTGTFGTDSQLLLKGKSGRCYFIWPEIQVEVSYILLELIMNFMKAEENTSFTATGNHQSTRPEVSKDTVMQQACSGTPVDQSLSDIRECNSTIKVKSEVSEHETSAKSQNPHVSTSRECCFTFTLNERSRKSDRSVFTAYGELNENIYSVLSANDNFSGWMENRFKKNIFVYEEKTIKGYVNLGMPLRCLPRGSHFEITFGQRKDDQEEDGPILRQCENPNIECILFHVVAVGKNIKKILKIKELHEKGTTLCIYALKGETIKEALCKDGRFRSDLDTFEWKLMEGHQKIHGKQSMVDEVSRKVLELDIFKRPFVRKGTHKQIKQKDENATDEIGPWDLIQSKSKVHEPEKDGKTEDGEHNREKILTPQSLGDDIEDKTHQTTSKTKRYYNNSCFKNRRGKNPNVRQRPNLVMQYAINWDLQREVANLWVKNLQVLSKVMMHQYPHFNEEALRIQNYFEEEQKRTQLPTFEQFNIYKKYFGKVTENSTSVAICERLVHLSKSVGFMQWDNNGNTGNATCFVINDGFILTCQHVLHFMVGKDTDPDSWPHIISKCAKVTFNYNEFCPIDVDWFSMEPRLVMSDETLDYAILKLRENGNGFPPGLGGQFSPQPSSGLLYLIGHPEGQIKKIDGCAVISLEQRLERYLDHHQDGVAGPYAATYNARPMFTQRSFPSEVQSTHTISYDTCFSVGASGSPVFNASGNLVAMHSFGHFYKHGDEVYAFIEYGYSMNSILCDIKQKDESLYKLLTEEKNENHHEEKDNKQESLLQDHQIEPMEY comes from the exons ATGCGGGGCTTCCACTCTTCCTCTCAAAGAGTTCCCGCAGAGGACCAGCCAGGCGCCATCTTCGCAGCTCTTGCGGATCCCGGTTCGGCAGTCACGGGCACCTTTGGGACAGATTCTCAGCTTCT ACTGAAGGGTAAATCTGGACGCTGTTACTTTATTTGGCCAGAAATCCAAG TGGAAGTGAGTTATATTCTCTTGGAACTCATCATGAATTTCATGAAGGCTGAAGAGAACACGTCATTCACTGCTACAGGAAATCACCAGAGTACCAGACCTGAAGTTTCAAAG gatACTGTCATGCAGCAGGCATGTTCTGGCACACCTGTTGATCAATCTCTATCTGACATACGAGAGTGTAACAGCACCATTAAAGTTAAGAGTGAAGTCAGTGAGCATGAAACATCCGCTAAAAGTCAGAACCCACATGTGAGCACCAGTAGAGAATGTTGTTTCACCTTTACTTTGAATGAACGCTCCAGGAAGTCAGACCGTAGTGTATTTACAGCATATGGTGAACTCAATGAGAATATCTACTCAGTTCTAAGTGCTAATGACAATTTTAGTGGATGGATGGAGAATcgttttaaaaagaacatttttgtttatgaagaaaaaacaataaaaggataTGTAAATTTAGGAATGCCTCTCAGATGCCTACCTAGAGGTTCCCATTTTGAAATAACGTTTGGTCAAAGAAAGGATGACCAGGAAGAAGATGGTCCGATATTACGCCAATGTGAAAATCCAAACATTGAATGCATTCTTTTTCACGTTGTTGCTGTTGGGAAGAACATAAAGAAGATTCTCAAGATCAAAGAACTTCATGAAAAAGGAACTACGCTTTGTATCTATGCTTTGAAGGGTGAGACTATCAAAGAAGCCCTATGCAAGGATGGCCGATTTCGGTCTGATCTAGACACATTTGAATGGAAATTAATGGAAGGTCACCAGAAAATTCATGGAAAACAGTCCATGGTGGATGAAGTATCTAGAAAAGTCTTAGAattggacatttttaaaagaccatttgTCAGGAAAGGTACCCATAAACAAATTAAACAGAAGGATGAAAATGCCACTGATGAAATTGGTCCCTGGGATTTGATACAGTCTAAGAGCAAAGTCCATGAAccagagaaagatggaaagactGAAGATGGAgaacacaacagagaaaaaattCTCACACCTCAAAGTCTAGGGGATGATATTGAAGATAAGACACACCAGACAACTTCCAAAACCAAACGTTATTACAATAATAGTTGCTTCAAAAATCGTAGggggaaaaacccaaatgttAGGCAAAGGCCCAATCTGGTTATGCAATATGCTATTAATTGGGATCTCCAGAGGGAGGTAGCTAATCTCTGGGTGAAGAATTTACAGGTGTTGAGCAAAGTTATGATGCATCAATATCCACATTTTAATGAAGAGGCACTTCggatacaaaattattttgaggaaGAACAGAAGAGAACGCAACTGCCAACATTTGAACAATTCAATATCTATAAAAAGTACTTTGGAAAAGTGACTGAAAATTCGACTTCAGTTGCAATCTGTGAACGTCTTGTTCATCTTAGTAAGTCAGTTGGGTTCATGCAATGGGACAATAATGGAAACACAGGCAATGCTACTTGCTTTGTCATCAACGATGGTTTTATTTTGACCTGTCAACATGTTTTACATTTCATGGTGGGAAAAGATACAGATCCAGATTCGTGGCCGCATATAATAAGCAAGTGTGCAAAGGTCACTTTCAATTATAATGAGTTCTGTCCTATTGATGTTGATTGGTTTTCCATGGAGCCTCGTTTGGTGATGTCTGATGAAACTCTAGATTATGCCATTTTAAAActaagagaaaatggaaatggattTCCTCCAGGCCTAGGTGGACAATTTTCCCCTCAACCATCTAGTGGTTTGCTTTATTTAATTGGTCACCCAGAAGGCCAGATCAAGAAAATAGATGGTTGTGCTGTGATTTCTTTAGAACAACGGTTAGAGAGGTATCTAGACCATCATCAAGATGGGGTAGCAGGACCCTATGCTGCCACTTATAATGCTCGCCCTATGTTTACCCAGAGAAGTTTCCCATCAGAGGTTCAGAGCACTCACACAATTAgttatgatacttgtttttctgttGGGGCCTCTGGCTCCCCAGTGTTTAATGCATCTGGCAATTTGGTTGCTATGCACTCCTTTGGGCATTTTTATAAACATGGAGATGAGGTTTACGCCTTTATTGAATATGGCTATTCTATGAATTCAATTCTTTGTGATATTAAACAGAAAGATGAGAGCTTATACAAATTattaacagaagagaaaaatgagaaccaCCATGAAGAGAAAGATAACAAACAAGAGTCGTTACTTCAAGATCATCAGATTGAACCCATGGAATATTAG
- the LOC118900257 gene encoding protein FAM111B-like isoform X3 — MNFMKAEENTSFTATGNHQSTRPEVSKDTVMQQACSGTPVDQSLSDIRECNSTIKVKSEVSEHETSAKSQNPHVSTSRECCFTFTLNERSRKSDRSVFTAYGELNENIYSVLSANDNFSGWMENRFKKNIFVYEEKTIKGYVNLGMPLRCLPRGSHFEITFGQRKDDQEEDGPILRQCENPNIECILFHVVAVGKNIKKILKIKELHEKGTTLCIYALKGETIKEALCKDGRFRSDLDTFEWKLMEGHQKIHGKQSMVDEVSRKVLELDIFKRPFVRKGTHKQIKQKDENATDEIGPWDLIQSKSKVHEPEKDGKTEDGEHNREKILTPQSLGDDIEDKTHQTTSKTKRYYNNSCFKNRRGKNPNVRQRPNLVMQYAINWDLQREVANLWVKNLQVLSKVMMHQYPHFNEEALRIQNYFEEEQKRTQLPTFEQFNIYKKYFGKVTENSTSVAICERLVHLSKSVGFMQWDNNGNTGNATCFVINDGFILTCQHVLHFMVGKDTDPDSWPHIISKCAKVTFNYNEFCPIDVDWFSMEPRLVMSDETLDYAILKLRENGNGFPPGLGGQFSPQPSSGLLYLIGHPEGQIKKIDGCAVISLEQRLERYLDHHQDGVAGPYAATYNARPMFTQRSFPSEVQSTHTISYDTCFSVGASGSPVFNASGNLVAMHSFGHFYKHGDEVYAFIEYGYSMNSILCDIKQKDESLYKLLTEEKNENHHEEKDNKQESLLQDHQIEPMEY; from the exons ATGAATTTCATGAAGGCTGAAGAGAACACGTCATTCACTGCTACAGGAAATCACCAGAGTACCAGACCTGAAGTTTCAAAG gatACTGTCATGCAGCAGGCATGTTCTGGCACACCTGTTGATCAATCTCTATCTGACATACGAGAGTGTAACAGCACCATTAAAGTTAAGAGTGAAGTCAGTGAGCATGAAACATCCGCTAAAAGTCAGAACCCACATGTGAGCACCAGTAGAGAATGTTGTTTCACCTTTACTTTGAATGAACGCTCCAGGAAGTCAGACCGTAGTGTATTTACAGCATATGGTGAACTCAATGAGAATATCTACTCAGTTCTAAGTGCTAATGACAATTTTAGTGGATGGATGGAGAATcgttttaaaaagaacatttttgtttatgaagaaaaaacaataaaaggataTGTAAATTTAGGAATGCCTCTCAGATGCCTACCTAGAGGTTCCCATTTTGAAATAACGTTTGGTCAAAGAAAGGATGACCAGGAAGAAGATGGTCCGATATTACGCCAATGTGAAAATCCAAACATTGAATGCATTCTTTTTCACGTTGTTGCTGTTGGGAAGAACATAAAGAAGATTCTCAAGATCAAAGAACTTCATGAAAAAGGAACTACGCTTTGTATCTATGCTTTGAAGGGTGAGACTATCAAAGAAGCCCTATGCAAGGATGGCCGATTTCGGTCTGATCTAGACACATTTGAATGGAAATTAATGGAAGGTCACCAGAAAATTCATGGAAAACAGTCCATGGTGGATGAAGTATCTAGAAAAGTCTTAGAattggacatttttaaaagaccatttgTCAGGAAAGGTACCCATAAACAAATTAAACAGAAGGATGAAAATGCCACTGATGAAATTGGTCCCTGGGATTTGATACAGTCTAAGAGCAAAGTCCATGAAccagagaaagatggaaagactGAAGATGGAgaacacaacagagaaaaaattCTCACACCTCAAAGTCTAGGGGATGATATTGAAGATAAGACACACCAGACAACTTCCAAAACCAAACGTTATTACAATAATAGTTGCTTCAAAAATCGTAGggggaaaaacccaaatgttAGGCAAAGGCCCAATCTGGTTATGCAATATGCTATTAATTGGGATCTCCAGAGGGAGGTAGCTAATCTCTGGGTGAAGAATTTACAGGTGTTGAGCAAAGTTATGATGCATCAATATCCACATTTTAATGAAGAGGCACTTCggatacaaaattattttgaggaaGAACAGAAGAGAACGCAACTGCCAACATTTGAACAATTCAATATCTATAAAAAGTACTTTGGAAAAGTGACTGAAAATTCGACTTCAGTTGCAATCTGTGAACGTCTTGTTCATCTTAGTAAGTCAGTTGGGTTCATGCAATGGGACAATAATGGAAACACAGGCAATGCTACTTGCTTTGTCATCAACGATGGTTTTATTTTGACCTGTCAACATGTTTTACATTTCATGGTGGGAAAAGATACAGATCCAGATTCGTGGCCGCATATAATAAGCAAGTGTGCAAAGGTCACTTTCAATTATAATGAGTTCTGTCCTATTGATGTTGATTGGTTTTCCATGGAGCCTCGTTTGGTGATGTCTGATGAAACTCTAGATTATGCCATTTTAAAActaagagaaaatggaaatggattTCCTCCAGGCCTAGGTGGACAATTTTCCCCTCAACCATCTAGTGGTTTGCTTTATTTAATTGGTCACCCAGAAGGCCAGATCAAGAAAATAGATGGTTGTGCTGTGATTTCTTTAGAACAACGGTTAGAGAGGTATCTAGACCATCATCAAGATGGGGTAGCAGGACCCTATGCTGCCACTTATAATGCTCGCCCTATGTTTACCCAGAGAAGTTTCCCATCAGAGGTTCAGAGCACTCACACAATTAgttatgatacttgtttttctgttGGGGCCTCTGGCTCCCCAGTGTTTAATGCATCTGGCAATTTGGTTGCTATGCACTCCTTTGGGCATTTTTATAAACATGGAGATGAGGTTTACGCCTTTATTGAATATGGCTATTCTATGAATTCAATTCTTTGTGATATTAAACAGAAAGATGAGAGCTTATACAAATTattaacagaagagaaaaatgagaaccaCCATGAAGAGAAAGATAACAAACAAGAGTCGTTACTTCAAGATCATCAGATTGAACCCATGGAATATTAG